TCACACTCGCAAATAGCATCGCTAGAAATATCGAATATAATAAGATTGGTTGATCTGAAATTAATTGTGGTCCTGGTTGCACACCATGTAGAATAAGTGCCGCTAATATAACGGCAGTTGTTGGACTACCAGGTATACCTAATATAAGTGTCGGTATCATTGAACCACCAGCTGCTGCATTGTTAGCTGTTTCTGGTGCTACTACACCTTCTTCTTTACCTTTACCAAATTGTTCTGGATTTTTATCTGTTTTCATAGCAACACCATAACTTACAAATGATGCTATCGAACCGCCTGTACCTGGTAATATGCCAATCACACTACCGATAACAGCTGATTTTAAAGCAGCCCATTTATATACAAAAAAGTCTTTAAATTTAAATGTGCCTTGAGAAGCATTTGATGATGAATCTAAAGTATTGGTATTCTGATTTGTAATTTGTGAAAATACCTCTCCTAAAGCAAATGCGCCGATCATAATAGGTATATAATCAATTCCGTTCATTAATTCTATCTTATTAAATGTGAACCTATCCGTTGCTGTTAAAGGATCGATTCCTATTGTTGAAATAAAAATTCCAATCAGACCAGATATAATCGCTTTAACCATATTATTAGTACCGAGAGATGAAATAACGGTCATCCCTAAAACGGCTAAAGCAAAATATTCTGAGGAATGTATTTTAAATGCAAGCTGTGATAGTAATGGTGATAGAAAAATCATTAAAAATACAGCGAATACGCCACCAAATGCCGAACTACTTATTGCTAATCCTAATGCCTTTTTAGATTCCCCTTTTTGTGACATTGGATAACCGTCAAAAGTCGTCGCGACTGCTTCTGGCGTTCCTGGTGTGTTAAATAAAATGGCTGTTATCGAACCGCCATAAGCAGATCCTACATAAATTGTTGATAGTAACGCAATTGCTGGTATGACATCTAAAAAATATGTGAATGGTAGTACTAATACGATTGCCATTGAAGAGCCTATACCTGGTAATGCCCCTAAAAATATACCTACTACTAGCCCTAAAATAATCAACATTAACGTTGTAGGTTCTAATATAGTTAAAAAAGAATCTTTTAAGATTGTTATGTTCATTTTTCACACCTCCGTTATTTAATATAGGAAACTACTAATTTCAGAAAAGAAGCCAAATCCTCTTGGCAAAGGTATATTCAATACATTTCCAAAAAGCACTGTAAACAGTATTGGTATACCGATGGAAAAACTGATGATTGAAACTTTGTTTTTTGCTCCTAAAAGTATTAATAATAATGGTGTCAAAAATAAACAAGATAAGAAAAACCCTATTTTATTGATAACTAAAATAAATATAGTTATGGAAATTATTAAACACATGATAATTAATAAAGATTTATTAAATAGTGATGTCTGTTTAATTTCCTTTTTATTTTGCTTATATTTAACGATTTCTTTAACTAATGTATAGAAAAGCAGTAACACAAGGAAAAATAAAGCGAAAGTCGGTATTCCAGAAGGACCTATCGGATCAACCTCTCTTAAATTTTCCATGTTTATTGAATTAATTAGAAAGTACAAAAATACAATAAATAATATGAAGCT
This portion of the Mammaliicoccus vitulinus genome encodes:
- a CDS encoding tripartite tricarboxylate transporter permease, translated to MNITILKDSFLTILEPTTLMLIILGLVVGIFLGALPGIGSSMAIVLVLPFTYFLDVIPAIALLSTIYVGSAYGGSITAILFNTPGTPEAVATTFDGYPMSQKGESKKALGLAISSSAFGGVFAVFLMIFLSPLLSQLAFKIHSSEYFALAVLGMTVISSLGTNNMVKAIISGLIGIFISTIGIDPLTATDRFTFNKIELMNGIDYIPIMIGAFALGEVFSQITNQNTNTLDSSSNASQGTFKFKDFFVYKWAALKSAVIGSVIGILPGTGGSIASFVSYGVAMKTDKNPEQFGKGKEEGVVAPETANNAAAGGSMIPTLILGIPGSPTTAVILAALILHGVQPGPQLISDQPILLYSIFLAMLFASVMTLIAGRAGIQVFTLLLTAPYSIIATFIIILSLLGAYATNNDLLNVWIMLLFGVVGYLMKVFNFSIASLILGIVLGPLMETSLRRHLLLNNGDYFSLLHSPITAILLTISVLIIVLPIFMKKRKA
- a CDS encoding tripartite tricarboxylate transporter TctB family protein, whose product is MGSIIFSFILFIVFLYFLINSINMENLREVDPIGPSGIPTFALFFLVLLLFYTLVKEIVKYKQNKKEIKQTSLFNKSLLIIMCLIISITIFILVINKIGFFLSCLFLTPLLLILLGAKNKVSIISFSIGIPILFTVLFGNVLNIPLPRGFGFFSEISSFLY